Proteins co-encoded in one Alphaproteobacteria bacterium genomic window:
- a CDS encoding DUF4389 domain-containing protein — protein MDNHDSNASPSATESDREAIIDQTELKKNVSDGGTWLRFVFMIVCGVAFYFAATLALAITLFQFVAKLFSGKVFDGLSDFGGNLSVYLGQVVSYMTFASDERPFPFAPFPERKKPE, from the coding sequence ATGGATAACCACGATAGCAACGCAAGCCCGAGCGCAACGGAAAGCGACCGCGAAGCGATCATCGACCAAACGGAACTGAAAAAGAACGTTTCCGATGGCGGCACATGGCTGCGCTTCGTGTTCATGATCGTTTGCGGCGTCGCCTTCTATTTCGCCGCGACGCTCGCACTCGCCATCACACTGTTCCAGTTCGTCGCCAAGCTGTTCAGCGGCAAGGTATTCGACGGGCTAAGCGATTTTGGCGGCAATCTTTCCGTCTATCTCGGGCAGGTCGTATCCTACATGACATTCGCGAGCGACGAGCGGCCTTTCCCCTTCGCGCCGTTCCCCGAACGCAAGAAGCCTGAATAA
- a CDS encoding response regulator: MKILYGGYMRTSMMPTGSEAFIDLGNVINVLLVEDSVSDILLVERMLDHAPNGDYYAFTETHRLVEAFHMLRRQEFDLILLDLNLPDVAGADAVKVLHDERPEIPIIVYSGLEDMKMKYEALRSGATRYIVKGETSSMDLHHIMESVIYRNI, encoded by the coding sequence ATGAAAATCCTTTATGGAGGTTACATGCGTACAAGTATGATGCCGACCGGAAGTGAAGCTTTCATCGATCTCGGCAACGTGATAAACGTGCTGCTGGTCGAAGACAGCGTCAGCGACATTCTGCTCGTGGAACGCATGCTCGATCATGCACCGAATGGCGATTATTATGCCTTCACCGAAACGCACAGGCTGGTCGAAGCATTCCATATGCTGAGACGGCAGGAATTCGATCTGATCCTGCTTGATCTGAACTTGCCGGATGTGGCAGGCGCGGACGCCGTCAAGGTTTTGCATGACGAACGCCCGGAAATCCCCATCATCGTCTATAGCGGGCTCGAAGATATGAAGATGAAGTATGAAGCGCTACGAAGCGGCGCGACCCGCTATATCGTTAAGGGTGAAACGAGCAGCATGGACCTTCACCACATAATGGAATCCGTGATCTACAGGAATATCTAG
- a CDS encoding glycosyltransferase, which produces MNNPADACELSIVMPCLNEARTLAACIGKARSFLEANGIAGEIIVADNGSCDGSPEIAQQAGARLVRVAERGYGAVLAGGIAAAAGVFVIMGDADASYDFAESGVLLEKLRGGADLVMGNRFTGGIKPGAMPFMNRYLGNPVLSAIGRLFFKIPAGDFHCGLRGFKREAVIGLGLRTTGMEYASEMLVRAALQGLKIAEVPVTLSPDGRARPSHLRPWQDGWRHLRFLLLYSPRWLYLYPGLALMGFGIAIAMLLLPGPFMVMENVGIDVHTLLIGAVCIIVGMQSLTFAMLARQSAVRLGVLPDDGKYARLFSVLSVERLLLLALSMAALGVGAIFWAAQIWSAVHFGALDYRDMMRILIAAATLVIGGVQTGFTAFMLGILQIRHKN; this is translated from the coding sequence ATGAACAACCCTGCGGACGCCTGCGAACTTTCCATTGTCATGCCTTGCCTCAACGAGGCGCGGACGCTGGCGGCATGCATCGGCAAAGCAAGGAGCTTCCTTGAGGCGAACGGCATAGCGGGCGAGATTATCGTGGCCGATAACGGGAGCTGTGACGGTTCGCCCGAAATCGCGCAGCAGGCCGGCGCAAGGCTGGTGCGCGTGGCAGAGCGCGGCTATGGCGCGGTACTGGCGGGCGGTATTGCTGCGGCGGCCGGAGTTTTCGTGATTATGGGTGACGCTGACGCGAGTTACGATTTTGCCGAATCCGGAGTTCTGCTGGAAAAATTGCGCGGCGGAGCCGATCTGGTCATGGGCAATCGTTTTACAGGCGGGATCAAGCCCGGCGCGATGCCGTTCATGAACCGGTATTTGGGTAACCCGGTGCTGAGCGCAATTGGGCGGCTGTTCTTCAAAATACCGGCGGGTGATTTCCATTGCGGCCTGCGAGGATTCAAGCGCGAAGCGGTCATCGGGCTGGGGCTGCGCACCACGGGCATGGAGTATGCGAGCGAGATGCTGGTGCGTGCCGCATTGCAAGGACTGAAGATCGCCGAAGTGCCGGTTACGCTTTCGCCCGATGGCCGCGCGCGCCCTTCCCATTTGCGGCCATGGCAGGATGGCTGGAGGCACTTGCGCTTCCTGCTGCTGTACAGCCCGCGCTGGCTTTATTTGTATCCGGGGCTTGCGCTTATGGGTTTCGGCATCGCGATCGCCATGCTTTTGCTGCCGGGGCCGTTCATGGTGATGGAAAACGTGGGGATCGATGTGCATACGCTGCTTATCGGCGCGGTGTGCATAATTGTGGGTATGCAGAGCCTGACTTTCGCTATGCTGGCGCGGCAAAGCGCCGTGCGGCTTGGCGTGCTGCCGGATGATGGAAAATATGCGCGGTTGTTTTCTGTGCTTTCGGTCGAACGGCTGTTGCTGCTTGCGCTGTCGATGGCGGCGCTTGGTGTTGGCGCGATATTCTGGGCAGCGCAGATATGGTCGGCGGTGCATTTCGGCGCGCTCGATTACCGCGATATGATGCGCATACTTATCGCGGCCGCTACGCTTGTGATCGGCGGCGTGCAAACCGGCTTTACCGCCTTTATGCTTGGAATTTTACAGATAAGGCATAAAAATTAA
- the xth gene encoding exodeoxyribonuclease III, translating into MKIAIWNVNSIKARLPIVTGWLQQNQPDILMMQEIKCVSEAFPAAEFDTLGYRQLVAGQKTYNGVAILSKEPAKLVMDTLPGDKDDPQARYMEAEYNGITAINIYLPNGNPVDTEKFPYKHKWMRRLHARLAALLAEEKPFLVGGDFNVIPEARDVYDAKAWEGDALFHIKTRELWRGITNLGLTDAYRALHPAQDRAFTFWDYQAGAWQRDNGLRIDHFLLSPEIIDRLQSCVIDRAPRGMEKASDHTPVMLSIN; encoded by the coding sequence ATGAAAATTGCGATCTGGAACGTCAATTCCATCAAGGCGCGCTTGCCTATCGTTACCGGCTGGCTGCAGCAGAACCAGCCGGACATATTAATGATGCAGGAAATCAAATGCGTCAGCGAAGCTTTTCCGGCCGCCGAATTCGATACGTTGGGCTACAGGCAACTCGTGGCCGGACAAAAGACCTATAACGGCGTGGCAATATTAAGCAAGGAACCGGCCAAGCTTGTGATGGATACGCTGCCGGGCGACAAGGATGACCCGCAGGCCCGGTATATGGAAGCGGAATATAACGGCATCACCGCCATCAACATCTATCTGCCGAACGGAAACCCGGTTGATACCGAAAAATTTCCCTACAAGCATAAATGGATGCGGCGGCTGCATGCGCGGCTTGCGGCGTTACTGGCGGAGGAAAAGCCGTTTCTTGTAGGCGGCGATTTTAATGTCATCCCGGAAGCGCGTGACGTTTATGATGCGAAAGCGTGGGAGGGCGATGCCCTTTTTCACATTAAAACACGCGAACTTTGGCGCGGCATAACCAATCTTGGCTTGACCGACGCTTACCGCGCGTTGCACCCGGCGCAGGACCGCGCCTTTACATTTTGGGATTATCAGGCCGGCGCCTGGCAGCGGGATAACGGTTTGCGCATTGATCATTTCCTGCTATCGCCCGAAATCATCGACCGTCTGCAAAGCTGTGTGATTGACCGCGCGCCGCGCGGCATGGAAAAGGCTTCGGACCATACGCCGGTTATGCTGTCTATAAACTAG
- a CDS encoding iron-sulfur cluster assembly accessory protein: MTTGTTQEGQAPKRPTLEVTERAATRLKQLAGEGKRIRLEILAGGCSGFQRVFRFDTLQEGDLCFGPAGAELLIDPTSLNLISGSVVDFTDTLAGSEFELKNPNASSACGCGASFNL; this comes from the coding sequence ATGACAACCGGCACCACGCAAGAAGGCCAGGCACCCAAGCGACCCACCCTTGAGGTGACGGAGCGGGCCGCCACCCGTTTGAAGCAGCTGGCCGGCGAAGGGAAACGTATCAGGCTTGAAATCCTGGCGGGCGGCTGTTCCGGCTTCCAGCGCGTGTTCCGGTTCGATACATTGCAGGAAGGTGACCTATGCTTCGGCCCTGCGGGGGCCGAACTTCTGATCGACCCCACTTCGCTGAATCTCATCAGCGGCAGCGTGGTCGATTTCACCGATACGCTGGCCGGCAGCGAATTCGAGCTGAAGAACCCCAATGCCAGCTCGGCCTGCGGGTGCGGGGCATCGTTCAATCTATGA
- a CDS encoding deoxyguanosinetriphosphate triphosphohydrolase, whose protein sequence is MTHDLKPYATLAAGTRGRLLPEPASASRSEYQRDRDRIVHSGAFRKLRNKTQVFIESEGDFYRTRLTHSLEVAQIARSISRNLGIDEDLTEAIALAHDLGHTCFGHAGEYALQDMMQPYGGFDHNDQTFRILTKLEQRYAAFNGLNLTWETLEGIAKHNGPLLPGAAGKPLPVTIAAFQEKWDLELTGWPGLEAQVASMADDIAYNTHDVDDGIRAGFLRIDDMEEMPLFADELKIVRAKYPGVDAGRQVHEVVRQVIGAMATDLLETSRGLLAAAKPADAAAVRGAGRPLIACSPAMQEHFKTLRAYLMGHVYRHGKVNDMLTKAKALISGLFGLYMEQPEKGLPASWLEKVNAAKDNAGRARIIADYIAGMTDRYAITEYRRLIDKDMKI, encoded by the coding sequence TTGACCCACGATCTTAAGCCCTATGCCACCCTAGCGGCCGGGACGCGCGGACGCTTGCTGCCCGAACCTGCCAGCGCTTCGCGTAGCGAATACCAGCGCGACCGGGACCGGATCGTCCATTCCGGGGCTTTTCGCAAGCTTCGCAACAAAACACAGGTTTTTATTGAGTCGGAAGGTGATTTTTACCGCACCCGGCTAACCCATTCGCTTGAGGTTGCGCAAATCGCCCGTTCGATCAGCCGTAATCTGGGGATCGATGAAGACCTGACCGAAGCGATCGCTCTCGCGCACGATCTTGGCCACACATGTTTTGGCCATGCGGGTGAATATGCCTTGCAGGATATGATGCAACCCTATGGCGGGTTCGACCATAACGACCAGACGTTCAGAATTCTAACCAAGCTCGAGCAGCGCTATGCCGCTTTCAACGGGCTTAACCTTACATGGGAAACGCTTGAAGGGATCGCCAAGCACAACGGCCCCCTGTTGCCGGGAGCGGCGGGCAAGCCGTTGCCCGTTACGATCGCGGCGTTTCAGGAAAAGTGGGATCTCGAACTTACGGGCTGGCCGGGCCTTGAAGCGCAGGTTGCGTCAATGGCGGATGATATTGCCTATAATACGCATGACGTGGATGACGGGATCAGGGCCGGCTTTTTACGCATCGACGATATGGAGGAAATGCCGCTGTTCGCTGACGAGCTTAAGATCGTGCGCGCAAAATATCCCGGGGTCGATGCCGGGCGGCAAGTGCATGAAGTCGTGCGCCAGGTGATCGGTGCAATGGCAACCGATTTGCTTGAAACCAGCCGGGGCCTGCTTGCTGCGGCAAAACCGGCTGACGCCGCCGCCGTGCGTGGGGCCGGGCGGCCGTTGATTGCATGCAGCCCGGCAATGCAGGAACATTTCAAAACCCTGCGGGCATATTTGATGGGGCATGTTTACCGGCATGGTAAGGTCAACGATATGCTGACGAAGGCAAAGGCGCTTATTAGCGGGCTATTCGGGCTGTATATGGAGCAGCCGGAAAAGGGCTTGCCCGCTTCGTGGCTGGAAAAAGTCAACGCCGCAAAGGACAATGCCGGGCGCGCAAGGATAATCGCGGATTATATTGCGGGCATGACCGACCGGTATGCTATTACCGAATATCGCCGCCTGATCGATAAGGATATGAAGATCTGA
- a CDS encoding arginine--tRNA ligase, translating into MSVYGTMRAAIKDAIAAFGLTQEPPDFTVEPPRDASHGDIATNAAMVLTKLAGKPPRQIAEVIVAKLKEHALIADATIAGPGFINLRLQPAAWHAEAKEILYAGTNYGDSDAGKKERVNIEYVSANPTGPMHAGHVRGAVIGDTLANLLAKAGFDVDREYYFNDAGTQVDVLARTTFLRYREALGEDIGAIPEGLYPGEYLKDVAQALAQRDGKQWLGKDEAAWLAPIRDFAVQHMMGMIRKDLDLIGIHHDVFTNEREMIENGTLDKCFQILEERDLIYTGTLPPPRGKAMEDWEPLPLTLFRSSQFGDSTDRPLKKRDGTWAYIMPDIAYHYDKIRRGYTWMINVLGKDHGGYLERMRPAVAAFSDGKARLDVIFNSIVKVFKNGEPVKLSKRSGNIITLREIVEEVGPGAVRFFMMSRTPDTELEFDFVKVVEQSRDNPVFYVQYAHARCCSVLRHGAEMFPKISQKNEDLVGAPFDRLGHAEELQLIRALANWPRIVEAAAEAHEPHRVTYYLIELAGQFHGFWNKGREDNSLRFLHEDDEALSWARLAMVQAVRTVIASGLAVLGVKPLEELRDDQSAAA; encoded by the coding sequence ATGTCAGTATATGGAACCATGCGCGCCGCCATCAAAGATGCGATTGCGGCATTCGGTTTAACGCAAGAGCCGCCCGATTTCACGGTCGAGCCGCCGCGTGACGCGAGCCATGGCGATATCGCGACCAACGCGGCCATGGTGCTAACCAAGCTGGCGGGCAAGCCGCCGCGCCAGATTGCTGAAGTGATTGTCGCCAAGCTTAAGGAGCACGCGCTGATCGCTGATGCTACCATCGCCGGTCCGGGCTTCATCAATTTACGCCTTCAGCCAGCAGCTTGGCACGCAGAAGCAAAAGAAATTTTGTATGCCGGCACCAACTATGGCGACAGCGATGCGGGCAAGAAGGAACGCGTAAACATCGAATATGTTTCCGCCAACCCCACGGGGCCGATGCATGCGGGGCATGTGCGCGGTGCCGTGATCGGCGATACGTTGGCAAACCTTTTGGCCAAGGCCGGGTTTGATGTTGATCGTGAATATTACTTCAACGATGCTGGCACGCAGGTCGATGTATTGGCGCGCACGACGTTTCTGCGCTACCGGGAGGCGTTGGGCGAAGATATCGGCGCGATACCCGAAGGCCTGTACCCGGGCGAATATTTGAAGGACGTGGCGCAAGCTTTGGCGCAGCGCGACGGCAAGCAATGGCTAGGCAAGGATGAAGCGGCATGGCTGGCGCCGATACGTGATTTTGCGGTTCAGCATATGATGGGTATGATCCGCAAGGATCTGGACCTGATCGGCATCCATCATGATGTGTTCACGAATGAACGCGAGATGATCGAGAACGGCACGTTGGATAAATGCTTCCAAATTCTGGAAGAACGTGACCTGATTTACACCGGCACGCTGCCGCCGCCGCGCGGCAAGGCTATGGAAGATTGGGAGCCGTTGCCGCTGACCCTGTTCCGTTCCAGCCAGTTCGGAGATTCAACCGACAGGCCGCTGAAGAAGCGTGATGGCACATGGGCCTATATTATGCCCGATATCGCCTATCATTATGACAAAATTCGCCGCGGTTATACATGGATGATCAACGTGTTGGGCAAGGATCATGGCGGCTACCTTGAGCGCATGCGCCCGGCCGTCGCGGCCTTCAGCGACGGGAAGGCGCGGCTCGATGTTATTTTTAATTCCATCGTCAAGGTTTTCAAAAACGGCGAGCCTGTAAAGCTTTCCAAGCGTTCCGGCAACATCATTACGTTGCGTGAAATTGTCGAAGAGGTCGGCCCGGGCGCGGTGCGCTTCTTTATGATGTCACGCACACCGGATACGGAACTCGAGTTCGATTTTGTGAAAGTGGTCGAACAATCGCGCGATAACCCTGTATTTTATGTGCAGTATGCGCACGCCCGTTGCTGTTCGGTTTTGCGGCACGGGGCCGAGATGTTCCCGAAGATCAGCCAGAAAAACGAAGATCTTGTTGGCGCGCCGTTCGATCGGCTCGGGCATGCCGAGGAATTGCAGCTGATTCGCGCGCTGGCTAACTGGCCGCGTATTGTTGAAGCGGCGGCGGAAGCGCATGAACCGCATCGCGTTACCTATTACCTGATTGAGCTTGCAGGCCAGTTTCACGGCTTTTGGAACAAGGGGAGGGAGGATAATAGCCTTCGCTTCTTGCATGAAGACGATGAAGCCCTATCATGGGCAAGGTTGGCCATGGTTCAGGCCGTGCGTACGGTTATAGCCAGCGGCCTTGCCGTTCTGGGCGTTAAGCCGCTTGAGGAATTACGCGATGATCAATCCGCCGCCGCCTGA